TCCACCGACCGCGTACAGGGGCCGGAAGACGACGACCTTGCGCTGCGTGCGACGTTCCAGCACGGCCTCCAGGCCGGCGCACAGCGCCAGCGCGGACTTTCCGGTGCCGGCCTTACCGCCGAGGGAGACGATGCCGACGGACTCGTCGAGCAGCAGATCGAGTGCGACGCGCTGTTCGGCGGACCTTCCCCGGAGGCCGAACACTTCGCGATCACCTCGCACCAGCTGCACGCGCTTGTCGGCGTTGACCCGCCCGAGCGCCGACGAGCTCCCGGCGAGCAGGCGAATACCGGTGTGACACGGCAGATCCCGCGCCGCGGCCAGATCCAGGTCGCCCTCGGCGAACAGCGTGTCGATCTCCTCGGCCGAGACGTCGAGTTCACCCATCCCGGTCCACCCCGAGGTCACGACGTCCTGGGCGTGGTATTCATCGGCCGTCAGGCCGACCGCACCGGCCTTCACCCGCAACGGGATGTCCTTGCTGACCAGCGTCACCAACTTGCCCTCGGCGGCCAGGTTGGCGGCCACCGTCAGGATGCGTGCATCGTTGCTGTCGTTGCGGAAGCCCGAGGGCAGCACATTCGGGTCACTGTGGTTCAGCTCGACCTGGAGCGTCCCGCCCTCTGTGCCGATGGGTATGGGCTGGTCCAGGCGGCCGTGATCCAGCCGGAGATCGTCGAGCAATCGTAGTGACTGGCGGGCGAACCAGCCGAGTTCGTGATGGTGCCGTTTGGCCTCCAACTCGCTGATAACCACGAGAGGGACGACCACCTCATGTTCGGCGAACCGTGTAATTGCCCAGGGATCGGACAACAGCACGGAGGTGTCGAGCACGTAGGTCCGGATCGGCGAATCGGTCACGAGGCGCTCCTAGAACCTCCGCGAGCCCCGCGAAGGCGTTTCGGCGGGCGCGCGCGGTACCAGGACCGGGGCCGGTCCTGTTCTCGTGAAGAGATTCGGTACCGCCCGGACAGCAAAGCAATTCGCTAGCCATCGACCTCGACGCTACTCCCGCGGCGTGGCGTCCGCCTGCCAGGCGCGCCGAGCCAACCGGCACAACAGGTTACGCGCCGGTGAACTCTCGTAACTCCGGCACCTCGGACAGCCCCCACGAGCCGATCAGCTCGGCAACCACCGCTTGTTTGGCGGCCTCGTCGAAGATGCCCGCTTCAGCGACCACCGCCCGCTTGTCACCGTAGGCGTCGATATCCCCGCCGACGACGTCGAGGGCCGCGGCCTGTGAGGCGATGGCGGCGATGGTCTCGGCCCGCTTGTCCCCGTCCAGCAGGTACCCGACCAGGTTGGCGAAGAACACGGTGTGGCGTTCCTCGTCGGCGGCGATCCGGCCGAGCAGCCCGCGCAGGACCGGCTCGGGGGTCTGGGCCTCGACGTTGCGGGTGAACACCGCATGCGAGCGCTCGAAGAACGCCATGAACGCCAGCGTCTCGATCTGGGTGAGACGGTCGGCGCGGTAGCCCTTCATGACGTGCTCGACGCGGACGTCCTCGTTGGCGGTGGGGTCCACCTCACGGGTGACCACCAGATAGTTGCGCAGCGCGACGGCGTGCAGGTGCTCCTCGGCGGTCCAGCGGCCCAACCAGCGTCCCCACTTGTCCTCGAGGATGAAGTGCTCGACGAGCTCGCGGTGATAGCCGGCCAGGTTGTCCTTGGTGATCAGCAGGATCTCGCAGGCGTCGGTGACCGGCTTGGGCAGCGTCACATCCGACGGGTCCCAATCCTTGCCACCGAGGAAGGCAAAGTTCTCACCCTGGTCGAACGGCACGTAATCGTGCCCATACCAGGGCTCCTCGGTCGCGAGGTGCCGCGACAGGTTCTCCGCCACGACCGGCTCGAGTTCGAGGGTCAGCGCATTCGCAACGGGTTTCTCAGCCATGAAAGTAACTGTAACCCGTCGACACACGTTCCCCGAAATTCCGTGCCGCGTGTCACGCGACCGTGACTACGACAGCGTCAGACCCGGGTACAGCGGGTTCGCCGCCAGCATCTCCGACGAGGCGGCGTGCACACGGGCGGCGACACCGTCGGCGGTGGCGTACTTCGCCTTGGAGGTGCCCTCGGGTTGGGTGTTGGACAGCACCTCGACCACCAGCTCGGCGACCTTGTCGAACTCGGCCGCCCCGAAACCACGGGTGGTCAACGCCGGGGTGCCGAACCGGATGCCGCTGGTGTACCAGGCCCCGTTCGGGTCGGCGGGGATGGCGTTGCGGTTGGTGACCACACCGGCATCCAGCAGCGCCGACTCGGCCTGCCTGCCGGTCAGCCCGAACGAGGTGACATCGAGCAGGACCAGGTGGTTGTCGGTACCACCGGTGACCAGCCGGGCGCCGCGGGAGGTGAATCCCTCGGCCAGTGACTGGGCATTGTCGGCGACGGCCTGCGCGTAATCACGGAACGCGGGCTGGCGGGCCTCGGCCAGCGCAACGGCCTTGGCGGCCATCACATGCGAGAGCGGTCCGCCGAGCACCATCGGGCAGCCCTTGTCGACGGCCGGTGCGTACTCCTCGGTGGCCAACACCAGACCGCCGCGCGGACCGCGCAGCGACTTGTGCGTCGTCGTGGTCGTGACGTGGGCATGCGGCACCGGATCCTCGTCACCGGTGAAGACCTTGCCTGCGACCAGACCGGCGAAATGCGCCATGTCGACCATCAGGGTGGCACCGACCTCGTCGGCGATCTCGCGCATCTTGGCGAAGTTCACCCGGCGCGGGTAGGCCGAGTAGCCGGCCACCAGGATCAGCGGCTTGAACTCCTTGGCTGCGGCGCGGACGGCGTCGTAGTCGATCAGGCCGGTCTGCGCGTCGGTGCCGTAGCTGCGCTGGTGGAACATCTTGCCGGAGATGTTCGGCCGGAATCCGTGGGTCAGGTGGCCGCCGGTGTCCAGCGACATGCCGAGCAACCGCTGGTTGCCCAGCTTGGCCCGCAGCGTCTCCCAGTCCGCCTCGGACAGGTCGTTGACGTGCTTGGCGCCCAGTTCGGCCAGGCCCGGCGCCTCGACGCGGGTGGCCAGGATGGCCCAGAACGCGACCAGGTTGGCATCGATCCCGGAGTGCGGCTGGGCGTAGGCGTACGGGGCGCCGAACAGCTCGCGGGCGTGCTCGGCGGCCAGCGCCTCGACGGTGTCGACGTTCTGGCACGCCGCGTAGAACCGGTGACCGATGGTGCCCTCGGCGTACTTGTCGGAGAACCAGGTCCCCATGGTCAGCAACACCGCGGGTGAGGCGTAGTTCTCGCTGGCGATCAGCTTGAGCGAATCACGCTGGTCGGCGAGTTCCTGACGGGTGGCCTCGGCGATCCGCGGTTCGACCGATTCGATGACCTTCAACGCGGCGCGGTACGCCTCGCTGGCGTTGGCGGCGTAATCAGTGCCGGGGGCGGCGATCGACGAGTCAGCAGTCATGGGGCAAGCCTATCGCCCCGCCGCAGGCCACAGTTACCGCAGGCTGGACGGGATCAGCGGCTCGTCGAGCAGTGTGGTGAAGCGCTCGGTCAACGACACCTCGGCGGGCCGGTCGTCCAGCCAGGCGCGCAACAGCCGGTAACCCTCCACATAGGTGCTGGTGTAGGCCCGCCACAGCGGCGACGACAGGAACCGCAGCATCTGCCGGGCCCGCTCGTCGGACACCAACAACCACTGGCTCAGGTAGGCGACCACATCGTCGACGTCGCGGTGCTCGTCGTGCAGCATCAGCGCGGCGTCCTGACGGACATCGGCCAGCGCCGCGGCCGCCTCGGACACCGCCGCCGACCGCTCGCCGTCGAACCGCAACCCCAGATCGGCGTAGATCTCGGTCGCCCAGGCGCCCCAGTGCGGTCCCTGCACGGCATAGAGCGCCAGGTCGGCCAACCCCTCGGCCATCAGGCACTGCGGGGTGTTGACCAGGAAGATGGTCTGTTCCTGCTGGTTCTGCCCGGCCACCAGCCCGGCTTCCTTGCGGCAGTGCTCGGTGTGATGCCCGGGGTAGGACTCGTGGGCCACCAGTCGCGGCAGATTGGACATCTGCTGTTTGAGGTCGGCGTTGACCGCCACCGTCGAGGTGTAGTCGCCGAGGTAGTAGTTGAACCCGGACCACGGTTTGTCGGTGACGACCTCGTAGGTGACGGTCTCGGTGTCGGGCAGCGGAAAGGTGGCGCGCACCGTGTCGCGCAGCGCCGAGGAGAACGCGTGGATGCACTCCTCCAGCCGGTTCGGCGGGATCTCCTCGGCCTGTCGGTAGGACTGCAGTCGCTGCGCCAGTGGTCCGCTGCCGCCGAGTGCCTCGTCGAGACGGCGGTGCGCGTCGCGGTAGCGGTCTTGGTCGCCCTTGACGATGTCGACGTCGAAGTACTCGCGGACCTCCTCGACGAACCCGACATCCTCACCGGCGAACTTGCGGCCCGCGCAGGCCAGTGCCTTCAGGTGGGCCGACAGATAGGCGCGCCGCTGTGCATCGAGTCCCTCGGCCGCGGGCACCTCGGCAAGCAGCCGCGCGGCAGTCCTGGCCAGGTCGGCGGGATCGGGTGCCGGCTCGTCGGCGACCTTGCGGCGCAATGCGGGGTCGCCGGTGAACGAGTCGACGTAACCCTCCTCGACCCGGTCGAAGCGCAGCCCGAGCAACAGATATTCATCGATGAGGGTGCTGGCGTTCATGGCGTCAACGGTAGATGCAAGACTTGACGGATGTCGCGGCCCAGCGAGCCGAGCCCGTATGTGGAGTTCAACCGAACCCAGTGGCGTTCGTTGCGCATGTCGACCCCACTGGCGTTGACCGAGGCCGAGCTGGTCGGCCTGCGCGGTCTCGGTGAGCAGATCGACCTGGCCGAGGTCGAAGACGTCTATCTGCCGCTGGCCCGGTTGATCCATCTCCAGGTGGCCGCCCACCAACGGTTGTTCGCCGCCACCGCCGAGTTCCTCGGCGAACAGAACCCGCACCGCCCGGTGCCCTTCGTCATCGGGGTGGCCGGCAGCGTGGCGGTCGGCAAGTCGACCACCGCGCGCGTGCTGCAGGCCCTGCTGGCCCGCTGGGAGCACCACCCTCGCGTCGACCTGGTGACCACCGACGGATTCCTCTACTCCAACGCCGAGCTGACCCGACGGAACCTCATGCACCGCAAGGGGTTTCCGGAGAGTTACGACCGCCGGGCGTTGATGCGGTTCGTGACCGCGGTCAAGTCCGGTGCCGACCTGGCCTGCGCGCCGGTGTACTCGCACCTGATCTACGACATCGTCCCCGGGGACAAACAGCGCATCCGCCAGCCAGACATCCTCATCCTGGAGGGACTCAACGTCCTGCAGACCGGGCCAGCGCTGATGGTGTCGGACCTGTTCGATTTCTCGCTGTACGTCGATGCCCGCATCGAGGACATCGAGAAGTGGTACATCTCCCGATTCCTGTCTATGCGGGCCGGCGCGTTCTCCAACCCGGCGTCGCACTTTCACCATTACGCCACGCTGACCGATGAGCAGGCGGTGTTCGCCGCCCGCGACATCTGGCATTCGATCAACCGCCCGAACCTGATCGACAACATCCTGCCCACTCGCCCCCGCGCGACACTGGTGCTGCGCAAGGATTCCGATCACTCCATCAACCGGTTGCGTCTGCGCAAGCTGTAGCGCCGCCGATTTCGGCGCGTTGACGTTCGGTGGGCGAACGTCAGCGCGCCGAAATCGCGTCTCAGAGGCGTCGTACCCCGACCCACTGCAGCTCGGCCATCACCAGGGTGTACAGCCCGACACCGAGGAC
This DNA window, taken from Mycolicibacterium neoaurum, encodes the following:
- a CDS encoding PhoH family protein, with translation MTDSPIRTYVLDTSVLLSDPWAITRFAEHEVVVPLVVISELEAKRHHHELGWFARQSLRLLDDLRLDHGRLDQPIPIGTEGGTLQVELNHSDPNVLPSGFRNDSNDARILTVAANLAAEGKLVTLVSKDIPLRVKAGAVGLTADEYHAQDVVTSGWTGMGELDVSAEEIDTLFAEGDLDLAAARDLPCHTGIRLLAGSSSALGRVNADKRVQLVRGDREVFGLRGRSAEQRVALDLLLDESVGIVSLGGKAGTGKSALALCAGLEAVLERRTQRKVVVFRPLYAVGGQDLGYLPGSESEKMGPWAQAVFDTLEGLASLAVLEEVLSRGMLEVLPLTHIRGRSLHDSFVIVDEAQSLERNVLLTVLSRLGSGSRVVLTHDVAQRDNLRVGRHDGVAAVIEKLKGHPLFAHITLTRSERSPIAALVTEMLEEISPNALP
- a CDS encoding acyl-ACP desaturase, which translates into the protein MAEKPVANALTLELEPVVAENLSRHLATEEPWYGHDYVPFDQGENFAFLGGKDWDPSDVTLPKPVTDACEILLITKDNLAGYHRELVEHFILEDKWGRWLGRWTAEEHLHAVALRNYLVVTREVDPTANEDVRVEHVMKGYRADRLTQIETLAFMAFFERSHAVFTRNVEAQTPEPVLRGLLGRIAADEERHTVFFANLVGYLLDGDKRAETIAAIASQAAALDVVGGDIDAYGDKRAVVAEAGIFDEAAKQAVVAELIGSWGLSEVPELREFTGA
- a CDS encoding glycine hydroxymethyltransferase, producing MTADSSIAAPGTDYAANASEAYRAALKVIESVEPRIAEATRQELADQRDSLKLIASENYASPAVLLTMGTWFSDKYAEGTIGHRFYAACQNVDTVEALAAEHARELFGAPYAYAQPHSGIDANLVAFWAILATRVEAPGLAELGAKHVNDLSEADWETLRAKLGNQRLLGMSLDTGGHLTHGFRPNISGKMFHQRSYGTDAQTGLIDYDAVRAAAKEFKPLILVAGYSAYPRRVNFAKMREIADEVGATLMVDMAHFAGLVAGKVFTGDEDPVPHAHVTTTTTHKSLRGPRGGLVLATEEYAPAVDKGCPMVLGGPLSHVMAAKAVALAEARQPAFRDYAQAVADNAQSLAEGFTSRGARLVTGGTDNHLVLLDVTSFGLTGRQAESALLDAGVVTNRNAIPADPNGAWYTSGIRFGTPALTTRGFGAAEFDKVAELVVEVLSNTQPEGTSKAKYATADGVAARVHAASSEMLAANPLYPGLTLS
- a CDS encoding DUF885 domain-containing protein; the encoded protein is MNASTLIDEYLLLGLRFDRVEEGYVDSFTGDPALRRKVADEPAPDPADLARTAARLLAEVPAAEGLDAQRRAYLSAHLKALACAGRKFAGEDVGFVEEVREYFDVDIVKGDQDRYRDAHRRLDEALGGSGPLAQRLQSYRQAEEIPPNRLEECIHAFSSALRDTVRATFPLPDTETVTYEVVTDKPWSGFNYYLGDYTSTVAVNADLKQQMSNLPRLVAHESYPGHHTEHCRKEAGLVAGQNQQEQTIFLVNTPQCLMAEGLADLALYAVQGPHWGAWATEIYADLGLRFDGERSAAVSEAAAALADVRQDAALMLHDEHRDVDDVVAYLSQWLLVSDERARQMLRFLSSPLWRAYTSTYVEGYRLLRAWLDDRPAEVSLTERFTTLLDEPLIPSSLR
- the coaA gene encoding type I pantothenate kinase, with product MSRPSEPSPYVEFNRTQWRSLRMSTPLALTEAELVGLRGLGEQIDLAEVEDVYLPLARLIHLQVAAHQRLFAATAEFLGEQNPHRPVPFVIGVAGSVAVGKSTTARVLQALLARWEHHPRVDLVTTDGFLYSNAELTRRNLMHRKGFPESYDRRALMRFVTAVKSGADLACAPVYSHLIYDIVPGDKQRIRQPDILILEGLNVLQTGPALMVSDLFDFSLYVDARIEDIEKWYISRFLSMRAGAFSNPASHFHHYATLTDEQAVFAARDIWHSINRPNLIDNILPTRPRATLVLRKDSDHSINRLRLRKL